A region from the Aegilops tauschii subsp. strangulata cultivar AL8/78 chromosome 5, Aet v6.0, whole genome shotgun sequence genome encodes:
- the LOC109744490 gene encoding uncharacterized protein, giving the protein MQHSDLYLLPLQKHERAKNQFISSIQLKNLTIQIIGMFSIKSRLAQPTNPTIHPCHPSPRLEEKKNPREHHALPSVAHILLPHDLSPPPPPPPPASCLSLLRSLPLRLRLAIPRPRLPTLLSLALPGKNGNDGGGGNNSGGGGDDETGDGGGEWGGHRGDALFVLPQAGRKLSSLPADLAVAVEGGRVTGDIVRRFAEMERSPLLRWLLGFRWFRERLLADDLFLAKLAMEMGVGMIAKSAPTLPPTIPSPAAVSPWTTEQSLDRGGAVGLRREDQEGGWSWGDGHTEGAGSMPERHSVCSGAAVQS; this is encoded by the exons ATGCAACATTCGGACCTTTATCTACTACCTCTACAAAAGCACGAGAGGGCGAAGAACCAATTCATCTCATCCATCCAATTAAAGAATCTAACGATCCAAATCATCGGAATGTTTAGCATCAAATCACGGTTAGCTCAGCCCACTAATCCCACGATCCACCCCTGTCATCCGTCCCCCCGGCTCGAAGAAAAAAAAAACCCACGAGAGCACCACGCTCTCCCGTCGGTTGCTCATATCCTCCTCCCGCATGACCtctcgccccctcctcctcctcctcctcccgcctcctgcctctccctcctccgctccctcccgCTCCGCCTCCGCCTTGCCATTCCCCGCCCCCGCCTCCCCAccctcctctccctcgccctccCCGGCAAAAACGGCAACGACGGCGGCGGTGGCAacaacagcggcggcggcggggatgaCGAAACaggggacggcggcggcgagtgggGCGGCCACCGGGGGGATGCGCTGTTCGTGCTGCCGCAGGCGGGGAGGAAGCTCTCCAGCCTGCCGGCGGACCTCGCCGTGGCCGTGGAGGGCGGCCGCGTCACGGGCGACATCGTGCGGCGCTTCGCGGAGATGGAGCGCTCGCCGCTGCTCCGTTGGCTGCTGGGCTTCAGATGGTTCAGGGAGCGCCTCCTCGCCGACGACCTCTTCCTCGCCAAGCTCGCCATGGAGATGGGCGTCGGCATGATCGCCAAG AGTGCCCCGACGCTCCCTCCCACCATTCCTTCCCCCGCGGCAGTGTCACCATGGACCACGGAGCAAAGTCTCGACCGCGGCGGCGCTGTCGGGTTGAGGAGGGAGGATCAAGAAGGGGGGTGGAGCTGGGGCGACGGCCACACGGAAGGAGCCGGGAGCATGCCAGAGCGGCACTCAGTTTGCTCAGGTGCCGCTGTGCAGTCGTAA